In the Larimichthys crocea isolate SSNF chromosome XXI, L_crocea_2.0, whole genome shotgun sequence genome, one interval contains:
- the LOC104921026 gene encoding uncharacterized protein LOC104921026, with protein MSRCLISKPDVQGFIERCMVAVGTQPHHARSLAEVLVEGDHRGHYSHGLNRMDMYVKDVQSGICAKDGEPVVEKESAATALVEGKNLLGPVVGNFCMNLAIKKAKEVGIGWVVARGSNHYGIAGYYALQALKENMIGMSFTNTSPLVVPTRGKECTLGTNPISVAAPANDGDSFVLDMATSAVALGKVELYERRGDPIPEGWGCDANGKLSTDPKKVLSGGGLVPIGGSEATGGYKGYGLGMMVEVFCGILAGAQYSNHVRTWKVTDRIANLGQCFVAINPENFAPGFSDRMSDLLSIHRGMEPADPNVPVLTAGDPERMNMKRCDDMGGIPYHINVVNYMNDCAKNIGVSPLLPCDNLISN; from the exons ATGAGCAG atGTCTGATCAGCAAACCGGACGTGCAAGGTTTCATCGAGAGGTGTATGGTAGCCGTGGGCACCCAGCCACATCACGCCCGCAGCCTGGCTGAGGTGCTGGTCGAAGGAGACCACAGGGGCCACTACAGCCATGGACTCAACAGAATGG ACATGTACGTGAAGGACGTCCAATCAGGAATCTGTGCCAAGGACGGTGAACCGGTGGTGGAAAAAGAGAGTGCAGCCACAGCACTGGTGGAGGGCAAGAACCTTTTGGGTCCTGTCGTGGGAAACTTCTGCATGAATCTCGCCATTAAGAAAGCCAAAGAGGTTGGGATTGGCTGGGTGGTGGCACGTG GCTCCAACCATTATGGTATTGCAGGATACTACGCATTGCAAGCTCTGAAGGAGAACATGATT GGCATGTCATTTACCAACACATCCCCACTGGTGGTTCCCACACGTGGTAAAGAG TGCACTTTGGGCACCAACCCCATTAGTGTGGCAGCTCCTGCTAATGACGGAGACAGCTTTGTTCTAGACATGGCCACATCAGCAGTAGCACTTGGAAAG GTGGAGCTCTATGAACGGCGTGGAGACCCCATCCCTGAAGGCTGGGGCTGTGACGCCAACGGCAAGCTGAGCACCGACCCTAAGAAAGTTCTGTCCGGAGGAGGACTGGTGCCGATTGGTGGAAGTGAAGCGACAG GAGGGTACAAAGGCTACGGTCTGGGAATGATGGTGGAAGTGTTCTGTGGTATTTTGGCCGGTGCCCAATACAGCAATCATGTTCGCACATGGAAAGTAACTGACCGTATTGCCAACCTg gGTCAGTGTTTTGTGGCGATTAACCCAGAAAACTTTGCTCCCGGGTTCAGTGACAGGATGTCTGACCTGCTGTCCATCCACAGAGGAATGGAACCA GCTGACCCCAACGTTCCCGTTTTGACTGCTGGAGATCCAGAGCGGATGAACATGAAGAGGTGTGATGACATGGGCGGCATCCCTTACCACATCAATGTTGTTAACTACATG AACGACTGTGCTAAGAACATTGGTGTCAGCCCGCTGCTGCCCTGCGACAATCTCATCTCCAATTAA